One part of the Prochlorococcus marinus str. MIT 9313 genome encodes these proteins:
- the gcvH gene encoding glycine cleavage system protein GcvH, with product MAFQFPDHFRFADTHEYASLDGELVRIGISAFAVDQLGDIVFVDLPEVGDRLNRGTTFGSVESVKAVEDLHAPISGELVRINESVLSSPDELQNDPHGEGWLLVVRPADPAQLQDLMDAATYANKVAIESSN from the coding sequence ATGGCTTTCCAATTCCCCGACCACTTTCGGTTTGCCGATACCCATGAATACGCCAGTTTGGATGGTGAATTGGTGCGGATAGGCATCAGTGCCTTTGCTGTTGATCAGTTGGGTGACATTGTGTTTGTGGATTTGCCGGAGGTGGGCGATCGGCTGAATCGGGGCACCACTTTCGGGTCCGTTGAGTCGGTGAAAGCTGTCGAGGATTTGCATGCTCCGATCAGCGGTGAGCTGGTGCGGATTAATGAGTCGGTGCTTTCCAGCCCGGATGAACTTCAAAATGATCCTCATGGTGAGGGGTGGTTGCTCGTCGTTCGCCCGGCGGACCCAGCTCAATTGCAGGATCTGATGGACGCAGCCACCTATGCCAACAAGGTGGCTATCGAATCAAGCAACTAA